A part of Myxococcus landrumus genomic DNA contains:
- a CDS encoding toll/interleukin-1 receptor domain-containing protein, which translates to MNFPRVFISYSAKEPAGERLRDDLARRLREARYHVLLDTDEVRLSQDWRSTLNAWIGGCDAAVLLLSAEALKSTYVAYEVSLLSYRHTSERGRFKLIPVYLPPVTMEQVDCSPLAPARVADIQSIRATTPEDEAIQQILNHLKEHVPFSSVAERHARRLGGMLSQVHAVDLEAAVHRMGSEMEPWTPGLELPMKVALGLRAAGLEKATLGVRVFRSRLPGVATLEEVMTLIATSWVDCRSSSEIGKCEAKSGMLALNGDDSRTAWLYVVGACDMPVNDSWRVVKVDGVVGDGGLDELKRMVRSALAFKLNVPPEKVDETVRDLIESQDPVFVTMRLSVLTQTTLTELRAEFPDITFFFLTSGERLSDELANQVGITVLHPLLEPGIEQPFWQLYDKKLSILKKP; encoded by the coding sequence ATGAATTTCCCGAGAGTCTTCATCAGCTACTCAGCGAAGGAACCTGCGGGCGAACGGTTGCGGGATGATCTTGCACGGCGCCTGAGGGAGGCTCGCTACCACGTCCTCCTGGATACGGACGAGGTGCGCCTGAGCCAGGACTGGCGCTCCACGCTTAACGCCTGGATTGGCGGGTGTGATGCCGCAGTGCTGTTATTGTCAGCGGAGGCCCTGAAGTCGACCTACGTCGCCTACGAGGTCAGCCTGCTGTCCTACAGGCATACCAGCGAGCGGGGCCGGTTCAAACTCATCCCCGTCTATCTACCACCCGTGACAATGGAGCAGGTGGATTGCAGTCCGCTCGCGCCTGCGCGTGTCGCGGACATTCAGTCTATCCGCGCGACCACCCCCGAGGACGAAGCCATCCAGCAGATCCTCAACCACCTTAAGGAGCATGTACCCTTCTCGTCCGTCGCAGAACGACATGCCCGGCGACTTGGCGGCATGCTTTCCCAGGTACATGCCGTGGATCTGGAAGCTGCTGTCCACAGAATGGGCTCAGAGATGGAACCCTGGACGCCCGGGCTGGAGCTCCCTATGAAAGTCGCGCTGGGCCTCAGGGCCGCCGGGCTTGAGAAAGCCACTCTGGGTGTCAGGGTGTTCCGCTCACGCCTGCCGGGGGTAGCAACCCTCGAAGAGGTGATGACTCTCATCGCGACCTCCTGGGTCGACTGCCGCTCCTCCTCCGAGATTGGCAAGTGCGAGGCGAAGTCGGGAATGCTCGCACTCAACGGTGATGACTCCCGCACCGCGTGGCTCTATGTCGTGGGTGCGTGCGATATGCCAGTGAACGACTCCTGGCGGGTCGTGAAGGTGGACGGAGTAGTTGGTGACGGCGGCCTCGACGAGTTGAAGCGGATGGTGCGCTCCGCGCTGGCCTTCAAGCTGAACGTACCTCCCGAGAAGGTCGATGAGACTGTGCGTGACCTCATCGAGAGCCAGGATCCTGTATTCGTGACCATGCGGCTGTCAGTTCTGACGCAGACAACGCTAACCGAGCTGCGCGCGGAATTCCCCGACATCACTTTCTTCTTCCTGACGAGCGGCGAGCGACTCTCCGATGAGCTGGCAAACCAGGTGGGCATCACCGTGCTGCACCCATTGCTCGAGCCAGGGATAGAGCAACCATTTTGGCAGCTCTACGACAAGAAGCTCTCGATTCTGAAGAAGCCCTGA
- a CDS encoding AAA family ATPase, with product MSKASTLKYHKLFAPETVEPPRKPHVQTGDQRQAVTYVYSEDIILRVNIALATVRPLLVRGPSGTGKSSLARSVAQVLGWRYYETVITSRTQARDLLWQVDLLSRLHDAQTRRRFEVDQERYVTPGALWWAFDEASARAQRLRGARGSSSAIDPNLGGAHSRAVVLLDEIDKADPDTPNNLLVPLGSLQFQVEETGRLVETTPDKAPLIIITTNDERELPLAFLRRCIELPLEYPTSERLVEIGRAQLHSLDEGLLQSVAQALLPTQGQPNVSAAEYVDALRACVSLKLAPHDDAFKQLLASTVWKHGRKEPRK from the coding sequence ATGTCCAAAGCATCCACCCTCAAATATCACAAGCTCTTCGCTCCCGAGACCGTCGAGCCCCCTCGCAAACCCCATGTTCAGACAGGCGACCAGCGCCAGGCCGTCACCTACGTCTACTCGGAGGACATCATCCTTCGAGTCAACATCGCGCTCGCGACAGTGCGACCGCTGTTGGTGCGCGGTCCTTCCGGCACGGGAAAGAGCTCCCTCGCCCGGAGCGTGGCGCAGGTGCTCGGGTGGCGGTACTACGAGACCGTCATCACCTCGCGGACCCAGGCGAGGGATCTGCTCTGGCAGGTAGACCTGCTGAGCCGCCTTCATGACGCCCAGACCCGGCGAAGGTTCGAAGTGGACCAGGAGCGCTATGTAACCCCCGGGGCGTTGTGGTGGGCCTTCGACGAGGCGAGCGCCAGGGCCCAGCGACTTCGCGGTGCCCGGGGTTCATCGAGTGCCATTGACCCCAATCTGGGCGGTGCGCACTCGCGGGCGGTGGTCCTCCTGGATGAGATAGACAAGGCGGACCCGGACACTCCCAACAACCTCCTCGTGCCACTAGGTTCGCTTCAGTTCCAGGTTGAGGAGACGGGTCGGCTCGTGGAGACGACCCCGGACAAGGCGCCCCTCATCATCATCACCACGAACGATGAACGAGAGTTGCCCCTCGCCTTCCTGCGGCGATGCATCGAGCTTCCACTTGAATACCCGACGAGTGAGCGGCTGGTGGAGATCGGCCGCGCCCAACTTCATTCTCTGGATGAGGGACTGCTCCAATCTGTAGCCCAGGCCCTACTGCCCACACAGGGCCAGCCCAACGTCAGCGCCGCTGAGTATGTTGATGCGCTCCGGGCGTGTGTGAGCCTGAAGCTTGCTCCCCATGATGACGCTTTCAAGCAACTACTGGCATCCACCGTCTGGAAGCATGGGCGCAAGGAGCCTCGCAAGTGA